Below is a genomic region from Rana temporaria chromosome 3, aRanTem1.1, whole genome shotgun sequence.
TGTGGTTTTCAAAAAACATTAATctaagtatttgtttttttattaatgtaattGTAATGTTTATGTACATTTGCAGGTTCTATGATTGTCGGGCAACGGTTACAAAGAAGATGCAGAGGCTTCGACTAGGACAAAACCGAGGAAAGCCTATCAAGTTGCGAGAGTGGGAGGCGGAGCTAAGAGATGTCCTTCTGGCAGAGGATGTCCCTGGATTCAGCAGCAGGGGTCAAAATCATAGAGCTGGTGGTGAGGAAAATTAAATATatcattataatttatatatattgcagTTATAATATATTTGTAAAGCTATCTTATTGTTTATGATGACTACACATgtatgacttttatttttatttttttacattcatgtttTCCAGATCAAGAAACATCATCCTTGGAAGGATCAGCTCCAACTCCAAGTACATCCTATCAACAACATTCTGGTGGTGAGTACCCAACACAAAGGATATCTAATGAACTGCTATTTACTACTTGGAccaagtcactgtgccatgcagaCCGTCACAGTTGAGACAATTAGGTGCCGTTTCTGTCTCCCTGGCTACTCAGCTTTCACTATCACAGTCGAGAGCAGAAGGCTCGTTATGCACAGTGAGCCGAAAAAATAGCAATGCAAAATAGTGGGCAGCAATAGAGCAGCTGAAGAGAACTTTTTAAaattaaccagcaggtgattggttggttGCTATGCGGCCCTAACAAACAACATTATGCTGGATAACTTCAGCAACTTCTGCTCCACCCACTATAGTATTTATTGTGTCTACGGTTCTGTGTGCCCAAGCAAGGTAGCAAGGTCAGAGCTGTGGATGCTGAATTGTGACGGGGGCAGAGCTGCGTGGGGCTGTTAGGTGAAGGTGGGTCAAGTTGCAGGGTGGGACAGAGAACACAGCTGTTCACATGTGCTGTGAAGGTGGGTGAAATTTACCACTGTGAAGGGGGTTCAGAtcagaacataattgtgaaggggaAACTGTCATGTGAAGGTTCTGATCAGGTTCTGAAGGTTCTGAAGGTTACATCAGCTTCTGAGGAAGCTGATGTAAGAAAtgtgatttttaaatcaaaaggtgGGTATAGTAGTAGTATGTATGCACCCTTCCAAATTCAAACTTGCCTGCTTTCATTTTGTGACTAGATTTTGAGGGATGCCGAGAAAGGGGTGAGAGCTCCGCCAACAGCATAGTTTGAAAGGGAGTCCTTCTCTCATCGATcacagggggggaagagagaggagaacacATCGATAACAGCTTTGATTTGACATTGCCGTGTTCCCCGCCGCTTGCTGCCACATACATCCCCTCCTCCGGGACTTTTATCCTGTCCAATCCCAGGACGGGCGATCTGTAAATtaaagtttcctggccatggggcAGGGCTGTTTAGTAGCGGGAAAAcatcaattgaaatgaaagcgttTATCGCTCTTTACCTGCagcacatgtaggctgcatggtgggcacagggtgcattggtgggcacaggctacataggtgggcacaggcaggcttcattggtggttttggataaagttggtgttaatatttttttttaatattttattctgcataaaacaattttgtgtcatttaatgagataatttatgagggcgtgtttaggggttgaattaggggtggggcaagCTAAGGGTTGGGTGTGGCAACTAACTGTTGgctagtaacccttgaggcctggctagtagctaatTTAGCCCTGGTACTATGTATATGGGGGTTGTAGTAAATGATATGTAGATACTTGATagcatattttacatatattttgttaatCTTAAAAATTGCCAGAAATGTAACATCTGTTTTAACACATCAGCAACTTctgattatattttacatttcctcAGTCCATTTTTGGTTGAATATTTGATTTCATAGTAGAAAATATTGTAGTTATACGACATATCTCAGGCAAAAATTGTAAATACAGCTGTTGACTTTTTCATGAACATTACCTTGACTCTTCACTCTTTCTTCCGTCTTTAACAGAAAGCTGCATTCAAGACCCTCCAGCATCGGCTTCTGGCAGGACCATTGCTCCTCCTCAGGGTAAGTGCATGATCTGGGAAGAAACAGGACACAGCACTAACTCCATTATCATCATGTACCCTATTTACACATAGgcattttcatgtaatacacctaAAAGTTCAATTTAAAAATTCGTACAAAAATGACACCTCATACCTTTAGAACGTGAAAgtgaaagggacactgtgatttgaagggggattgatatatcaaggaggactgcgcaaactgtggaaataaatgagagtggctgtgatgtcagagattcattcctatcacaaagattttttgctgaactccaccgtgttgaaattttttttctgcctttggttcttttaatgattttgaatttagtagcccttattgaaaggtgttcaacagctcttttgcgctttttttttaaactaccgttaagcctataatatctatacataatatctctataacctgtatggtttagaagatattcgccCTGCAAACCTAGCACGGCACACTAAATTACTTACAAGGTTATtagctcataatgagctagtatgctgtgcatactagctcattatgcctttgctttacaggtatttttttatcttttagtggGTATAAAAGCGCTACAAAGGTTTTTGCAGTAGGATATCAAAAATACTACGATAATAAATTTAGAAGACATATGCCCTTTTTACCTGCAACCTACTGggaccctttaagaactttatcTTCAACATTATCTTCACTCTTTCTTCCGTCTTTAACAGAAAGCTTTTCAGGAGTTAAATGTGCGTGTCATATGCTGATAAATATGTTatctaataaagaaaaaagattttcTGTTTAAGGCATTTTCTGTTTCTgcaatttttatattgtatttatttacttctataaaggttattttattaaataaccttttaaatttttttaactttaggaTATAAATGCAATGTGTAGATTTACCTAAATAAGTTtaaattgattttttgttttctctcaatCATTAATACAActtatcccccctccccaactcaATCTTTCATTTGCTCCATTATTCAATATTACTACTACATAAAAGTCTAATCTGAATAAATTCATTACTATGAACGCTTTCATCATTCATCAAACTTTGCCTATCTTATCTATTTCAGATCAGCAATACCACCCTGAGAGGAGAGTACAGTGCAGCCCGCACTCTCCTGTTCTTCTTTTGGAGAGGCTGGAGATTCAGCCAGAGATTACCCCTATCATTCCCCAGACTCCTGATTTCTCCCCCGGCccagaggaggagcacagaggacaagGTTCATTCATTCAGCCACCCCATGCCCTGATGCCACCTACTGCTGTACCGCCTTTCCCAACTGTGCAGGAGATCATTCTGAGGGAGCTTATAGAATTAAGGTGTGACAACCGAAAACTACAACGAAAGGTCAAAAGGCTTACCCGGCTTACCCATCAGTTGAGCAGGCAGCAAACTGAGAGTTTTGAAATAATTTTGGCCCGGGCAAGCCAACAACACAATTAGGCATTGGACAGAGTATATTTTGTTTACTTGAAGATATTTCCAGACACATTGCTCCAATGCCTGGGAGCTACGATGAACATATAACCAACaaagacgttttgaaaaatgaaggcTAGACCTTCCTCTGCCCATCTCATCGCAAATTATTATGCAGAATCGATCTTTTTACTGTTCCTTGATTTTGGTAGAAACGTTTTCTTATGCTGCCAAGTTACACCTAcccagcatgtgtgtttgtaatttctatgaaaatatttttttttttgtgaatataaaactatttttggtctaatattattattattattattatttatttatatacatcatCACATTATCTGCTAAATTATTATGTATTCatttcccacacacaatagtATTTTATTCCGAACTTcaaactctaagggccagattcacagagtagatacgacggcgtatctgctgattcgccgttgtatctgttgttctatctatgctatagatagccataagatccgacagctgtaattgttttacactgtcggatcttaagatgcaataccgcggccgccgctgggggggagtttgcgtcgtaaaccagcgccgggtatgcaaattaggagttacggcgatcgacggcggtttttcgcgttacatagttacatagttacatagttagtcaggttgaaaaaagacacaagtccatccagttcaaccacaaaaaataaaaaaacaaaaataaaaaacacagtaaaatcctatacacccaactccattcccacagtttcacgtcgcaaagttagtcttttttttttggtgccctaactttagtcagcaagcgtattgctgtctaaaagtatggccgtcgttcccgagttgaaattttaaaaataacgtcgtttgcgtaagccgtccagtaatacggaattacgctacgcgcgtcgccgttcgaaaaaattacgtcacggcgcgcaatgcacgacgggagttcggaaacggagcatgcgcggtaggtccggcgcgggagcgcgcctaatttaaatggcacacgcccatttaaattgtcccgccttgcgccggaggccgccggcgtaggtttgcaTCGCAAGTGCAagtacttgcgatgaaaaattgcggcggtgtaacgtatctatgatacgttacgccgccgctcttctatgtgaatctggcccacacagtCTACCTTaaactattcatttatattttaatgtttCCCCACTGTTAGTGGACACTGGACAGTAAAacaacacaggaagcagggggggggggatactaacagcagtgggagtgtggatactggaataagatAGCCAGGGTGAAAAATTATAGACCGAGGGGCTAGGGAGGTAGCGGAGGACAATATAAGTAGACATTAGGGAAAAACATGTATCCCACTATCACATCTTGTAAAGACACGTGGAGGCATTTTGCAATTTTGTATCTTCAAATGGTATGCAGCAGAGCTGAGTTAGGCAGAGAATGTACCCgatcggcagggatggactgggacaaaaatttggccctggacttcatccagactggcccactttgacaggacaactcccgcaacccccccccccccggccacccaagccccctctcccccttcactagcccctagccgttctactttattaggcagtaccactggggaagctagacattatttcacccggggcaaagaatcagtttggtgcccccccccttatgggacaagattaggcagaagtgagaaactcccaggccatagctgttaaatcagctgtccgtcccctcccccatgctcctctgtcgtccccccttgctcctctggtcctccctctgcttctttgttcccccccaggtgagcgctgtgggtagggagagacagaggagctgaggggggcggcggtctgctgtcactgaagccggcccactgagccatcggtccaccgggaaactccctgtagtcccaatggccagtccatccctgccgatcGGTAAACTAATGAGAAAATATCTGCTTTCGCTGCAATGGAATTTTAATCACTATTCCAAAAGATAATACAGTTCCCAGTCTCCCTGTTCTTACCTTGCATGGAGCTGAGCAGCATTCAGATCCCTGGTGGTCAGAATGGAATCAAAATACCAGGGCCAAGATAAAGCATGAGTTTAGATTTGTAGCTCTGGGAAGTGTGGAGGTGATACACTGACAATGGCATAGAAGAAATTATTTCGATGTCAAAAAACCTAAAATAAGTAACACAACTGTATTCCATATATAcatcaaaataacatttttgcacattatgcATTCCATGACA
It encodes:
- the LOC120933545 gene encoding uncharacterized protein LOC120933545 codes for the protein MSDSADSDVQQNKRTKRQKSRGPIYTKEENAALVAAVSKEKVTLFCQSVPASEKSAAWERVRDSVNAVSKFHRPTNGVRHRFYDCRATVTKKMQRLRLGQNRGKPIKLREWEAELRDVLLAEDVPGFSSRGQNHRAGDQETSSLEGSAPTPSTSYQQHSGESCIQDPPASASGRTIAPPQDQQYHPERRVQCSPHSPVLLLERLEIQPEITPIIPQTPDFSPGPEEEHRGQGSFIQPPHALMPPTAVPPFPTVQEIILRELIELRCDNRKLQRKVKRLTRLTHQLSRQQTESFEIILARASQQHN